The Anolis carolinensis isolate JA03-04 chromosome 2, rAnoCar3.1.pri, whole genome shotgun sequence genome contains the following window.
TGCACATAATTTTTGTTATCCCTATGCCTCCTAAAACCACCTTCATTGATAATAGGCAGCAAACCACCAAATTCATTTGGCATTCTTTGTATATTTCAATGGCTTTTACCAACATTTGGATTGTTTATCCTTGTTTCATGCATTCTGCCTTGTTTGTATGTGCGCCATAGTCTAATATTCATAAGTCAGAATCTTGATGTACTTTTTACTAATAGCTATGTTGATTTGTAGCCCCATGACTGCAAGTCACTGTGAAATGTAGACTCGCATTTTGAAAGCCTTCCATTTGTACTACAAACGAACAAAACCATGCCATTCTGAGATTCACAACTGTTTGTACACTTGCATGCACTATTCTAGTTTGCAAGCTTTctgagaaaataaaataacatttgttttgtgtgtgtgtgtgtatgcttttgCCCCACCTGAATTAAATTATAGGTCGAAGTAAGTTGCTGCCCCTGCCAAACACCTTACCTCTGACCTGTGGGCTTTCTGGCATCTGTGGAATGGCAGAAAGGAATCTGCCTCATATGGAGTGTTTTCAAAACTGACAGGGTCACCGAGGGACCTTCCACATTAGTGAAAATGTGGGGAAAACCGGCAGGCCTGAGCCTAGGGAGGCAGGATGGCTGTGAGGGGGGCCTGCTGGGATTGCAAATGGTGATCCCAGGAGGTGGGTCCCCACGATTTCTATATCAGCAAGTAAGCTCTGGAACTTACTGCAGGTTTTATAAACTTGGATAAGTTAGGTTTATTCCAGGTCTTGAACAGATTAGCCTGGAGCATCATTTGGACGCCCTAGGCTCTTTAGATGGGGCTGAGACTATATTAAGTACACCCTACTAATGTTTTTGAAGAAGTAGCCCTGTTAGTCTCTTCTATAATGAGGGAGTGGGAAACGCAGtccctattttttattttagcgtGTGCTTTTGTGGATATAATTTAAAGAAAGGGATAGGACTTCTATTTTTCTGGGTCATTCTAGTCTATCCAACTCCCACAGCTGCTTCATATCATGAGGCCTGGATTTTACTCTGCACTGCATATAAGAAAGTGGATTTTTCAAGCAGTTGTGAAAAGGATACAGGTCTTTTGGCTCTTTACAATGACCAGTTATCTGCAAAAACAGTAAATCTGCCGATGAAAAATCAGTTTCCTTGGATGAAAGAGGGGCCATCTCCAAAAGTATATAGTGAAGTGTGACATCACAAAAGGAAGGCTTTTCATACAAatgttttttccctttcttttggtTGAGTAGGGGCATTATAATTCTGAAGCAAAACTTTAACCCAAACACATTGgagaaagaaatacagtatacaaCACTTTTTAATGTAAGGTAGCAAACTGaagtcattgtgtgccttcagattgtTTTCCCACTTGTAATTACCCTAAAACTaatcttatcacagggtttttatGGCAAAGGTTTTTCAGAGAGGGTTTgtcttcccctgaggctgagagccaGCAGGCTCAGTGGGGATCCAAACCCTGATTGCCAGTTAGTCCAAGGCCCAAACCACAAAACACCTACCTGGTCCTTATAACACCGTAATGTGCCTTATGGTGACTTTTCACAAGGTCAACCAGCAGGTTCCCATAGCTGAGAAGAGACTCACATCCTGGCCTCCCAGtttcctagtccagcactcaagccGTTTATCCTTTCCTGGCTCAGGTTAAGCTCACAACACTGATTTCCTCTTTTACTCCCTATATAATTTAATACCCTTAATTGGTTTCATTTTCATCTGTAAGAAGTACTAGTCTATGGGAGCTCTGTattgttggggttttttaaatataaaagtcTTGTGTCAGTTCACTcaattttttaatatttgctgTTGTAAATGAGTAACTTTTGGGGATAATAAGTGAAGCttattacagtattttttatATAATACAACACAAACAGTACACAAAATATGGGATAGAATAAGCTTATTGAGAAGTGTTAAGGAAATAAGCAGACTTAAGGAAGTTGGTGTAAAATTGCAATCTCAGTTAAGAAAATCATAAATAATTTCAGCCAATATTGCTAttcatgcattttgacaccacttgaactgccatggctcaatgctatagaatcctaggcaTTGCAGtatggagaggcaccagcactctggcagaggaAGCCAGACTTTGGTAAACTACAACCCCCACGATTCCGTATcacagccatggcagttcaagtggtgtcaacctgcattaatcgtacagtgtatatgcaccctgagagaatgtgacttgcccatgagcaaggattcaaactctaGTCTCAAATCATTATACAACACTGATCAAAAATATCAGCTAAAGTTTTCTCCTTCGGTTTAAGAACAGATGCCATACAAAATGTCCAAGCCATGACAAGAACAAGCCcatgagtttattattattaaaaacccttCTGCTTGTATTAAAATCCAGCTATTTTGCAGTCATTTTAATGTTCTCTTAGAGAATATTATACTTCCATCTGGATCCAAAGGATGACAGATTATTCTGCTGTTTTCATCCTAGATGTAGGCAAAGACATTGGTTTAGGATGGGTCGGAGTCTTTCATGGCTGCTTTGTACTTGCCAGTCATCTCCTTTGGCAATGGCACTCTACCAGGGCAGGGAATTTGGCCTTCAATCTCACACATACATTCCCGCAAGTGGTATTTTCTGGGGCCAAATGTTGCGGGATGCCGAAGCTTCATTTTTTCTTGTGCTTCTGTCTGGAGTGTTTTCCTATCCAAGAAAAACAAGTTAACTGTGAGAAAGGCATCAAGAACTAgatgtgaaagaaagaaatggaccTAATGCACAAGAATTCCCACAATGCGCCAGgacaggtgcatctacacggtagaattatTTCAGCTTGACTGCCATGCCTCAAGGCTATGGAaccatgtgagttgtagttttactgggtctttagtcttcttggcaaagagtgctggtgcttcaccaaattgcaactcccagtattccatagcattgagccatggcagttcatgtgGTGGTTATTTCAAGTCTAACACACTATTTTTCCAGTGACATCAGGCTATTTCCTAAAAACTTTGTGACTCTCATTTGCTTGTTATGACAGCTCCTTCCCTCTGTAGGTTCCCCAAGATCTGAACGCTACTGAGTGTTTTGCATGTCCCAGTTTTTGAAAAAAGTACATGGTGCTATTGATGTGAGTTTAGAAACTCACTGGGAATCTGAAAGACCTTCAGGAGACACATAAGGAAACATAtctttataaatattaaatatctgTAAATATGAATAGTGCTggttctatttctttttttagtCCCAGGTCATCAAGATGTATCATAAGTGGAAAGTCAGGATGAGGAAGATATCTAAGCtcctaatgcaattttattggaaaGCTTGTTCCAAAGGTTAGAATTAAAACTGGTAACAGCATATATGTAAAGACATGCATTAGATGCACCCCACTCTAGTTCTTTGGATATTCTTCAGCATAAAACAAGAATCTCGCATTTCTACTTACTCGCTTTTACCAAGAATTTTCTTAATATGTTGAGTTATCTCTGTGTTAGTCTTCTCTTCTACATCAACCAGGACTTGCTCCCCAGAATCTGTCGATGAAGGAGTGTTACAAAGAG
Protein-coding sequences here:
- the mrps25 gene encoding small ribosomal subunit protein mS25, yielding MPMKGRFPIRRTLQYLSQGDVVFKDTVKVMTVNYNIHGPRSEGARKFVFFNIPQIQYKNPWLQIVMFKNMTPSPFLRFYLDSGEQVLVDVEEKTNTEITQHIKKILGKSEKTLQTEAQEKMKLRHPATFGPRKYHLRECMCEIEGQIPCPGRVPLPKEMTGKYKAAMKDSDPS